One region of Ahniella affigens genomic DNA includes:
- the rdgB gene encoding RdgB/HAM1 family non-canonical purine NTP pyrophosphatase, with the protein MMRLVLATGNRGKLAEMREVLADLDCDLVAQSDLGVVDAEETGFTFVENALIKARHACHTTGLPALADDSGLIVPALNGAPGLITAHYAGVHGDAPRNIARLLAEMQGFEGMQRRATFYCVIVFLRHAMDPEPLIAEGRWSGTILTAPRGTGGFGYDPVFFDPLAQQSAAELPASIKNARSHRGLALVSLKQQLLHRKET; encoded by the coding sequence CTGATGCGTCTGGTTCTGGCGACCGGCAATCGCGGCAAGCTCGCTGAGATGCGCGAGGTCTTGGCCGATCTCGATTGCGACTTGGTGGCGCAATCCGATCTCGGCGTGGTCGATGCCGAGGAAACCGGGTTCACCTTTGTCGAGAATGCGCTGATCAAGGCGCGGCATGCGTGCCACACCACCGGCTTGCCCGCGCTGGCCGACGACTCGGGTCTGATCGTGCCGGCCTTGAATGGCGCGCCCGGGTTGATCACGGCGCACTACGCCGGCGTACATGGCGATGCGCCGCGCAACATTGCGCGCCTGCTTGCCGAGATGCAGGGCTTTGAAGGCATGCAACGCCGTGCCACGTTCTACTGCGTCATCGTGTTCCTTCGGCATGCGATGGATCCCGAGCCGCTCATCGCAGAGGGGCGTTGGTCGGGCACAATTCTGACGGCACCGCGTGGCACGGGTGGTTTTGGCTACGATCCGGTGTTCTTCGATCCGCTCGCCCAGCAGTCCGCAGCGGAACTGCCTGCGTCCATCAAGAATGCGCGCAGCCATCGCGGTCTGGCGCTGGTCAGCCTCAAACAGCAATTACTGCACCGGAAGGAAACCTGA